One segment of Bacteroidota bacterium DNA contains the following:
- a CDS encoding hexameric tyrosine-coordinated heme protein yields MSEEVQLVPNNSLITKTPEEGRQLAVKMSRLIIKITQPDAAMREKLRPVYAGDAAMLIAIGQTVATEFATIAAANNYWK; encoded by the coding sequence ATGTCAGAAGAAGTGCAATTAGTACCCAACAATTCCCTGATTACAAAAACACCTGAAGAAGGAAGACAATTAGCCGTTAAAATGTCCCGGCTTATAATTAAGATTACGCAGCCCGATGCGGCAATGAGAGAAAAACTGCGCCCTGTTTATGCAGGAGATGCAGCTATGCTAATTGCAATTGGACAAACAGTGGCAACTGAATTTGCAACCATTGCCGCTGCTAATAATTACTGGAAATAA
- a CDS encoding beta-lactamase family protein — translation MKKIILSMLCVANVFIHANSQTTNDTLVNPIHGYIEGYNAQDFEKMRNSMSGLLKLVFTEKRLEQIYSLQYEMIGSATIDSLIQKGNSRSYLANLKYIRDTTEIQTMGFYISKKNKIIGLSNPSYKFQFSKNDSLAPISEKSALFSIDSIVNLKHNAANFNGCILVLKNKKVFYEQCEGYADFETKSPLNDSTMFDLASCSKQFTAMAIMILQEQGKLSYDNTVNDFFPDFPYKNITIENLLTHTSGLPDYMELLDKHWDKNKVATNKDILEYLIKYKPKAIFKPGKEYEYSNTGYAMLSLIIEQASGKSFSEFLSANIFQPLGMKHSRVYNTRYSENEILINRANGHTFSSDSMQYLPVSKIPELDYYIYMDGVTGDGAINSTITDLAIWDNSLRTYQLVSKETFDRAIQPYKTEDGELSNYGYGWEIQNDSKYESLIYHSGNWGGNITFILHFLDKDLSVIILSNNEYFNTPKFAAKVAEIMNRL, via the coding sequence ATGAAAAAAATAATCCTTTCAATGTTATGTGTTGCAAATGTGTTTATACATGCAAACTCTCAAACTACTAATGACACACTTGTAAACCCAATACACGGTTATATAGAAGGATATAATGCTCAGGATTTTGAGAAAATGAGAAATTCAATGAGTGGTTTGTTAAAACTTGTTTTTACTGAGAAAAGGCTTGAACAAATATATAGCTTACAATACGAAATGATAGGCAGTGCAACAATTGATTCACTCATTCAAAAAGGAAACAGTCGAAGCTATTTGGCTAATTTAAAATATATAAGGGATACAACCGAAATTCAAACAATGGGTTTTTATATTTCGAAAAAAAATAAAATTATTGGGTTAAGTAATCCAAGTTATAAATTTCAATTTTCTAAAAATGATTCCCTTGCTCCTATCTCAGAAAAATCTGCATTATTTTCAATTGACAGCATAGTAAATCTGAAACACAATGCAGCAAATTTCAATGGCTGCATTTTAGTGTTGAAAAACAAAAAAGTATTTTATGAGCAATGTGAAGGATATGCAGATTTTGAAACGAAATCCCCACTGAATGATAGTACTATGTTTGACCTTGCTTCTTGCAGCAAACAATTTACAGCAATGGCTATAATGATTCTTCAGGAACAAGGTAAGCTGAGTTATGATAATACTGTAAATGATTTCTTCCCAGACTTCCCTTATAAAAATATTACGATTGAAAATTTATTAACGCATACTTCCGGACTACCGGATTATATGGAACTACTGGATAAGCATTGGGATAAAAACAAAGTTGCTACGAATAAAGATATACTGGAGTATTTAATAAAATATAAACCTAAAGCAATCTTCAAACCCGGTAAAGAATACGAATACAGCAATACAGGTTATGCGATGCTATCATTAATTATTGAACAAGCATCCGGCAAATCTTTTTCTGAATTTTTATCTGCTAATATATTTCAACCGTTAGGGATGAAACACAGCAGAGTTTATAACACCAGATATTCTGAAAATGAAATTTTAATTAATCGTGCAAATGGGCATACCTTTTCTTCGGATAGTATGCAATACTTGCCGGTAAGTAAAATCCCTGAATTGGACTATTACATTTATATGGATGGCGTTACCGGTGATGGCGCAATTAATTCTACAATCACTGACTTAGCAATTTGGGATAATAGTTTAAGAACATATCAATTGGTGAGTAAAGAAACTTTTGATAGGGCAATTCAGCCCTATAAAACAGAGGATGGAGAACTTTCTAATTATGGCTATGGATGGGAAATACAAAATGATTCAAAATATGAAAGTCTTATTTATCATTCAGGAAATTGGGGTGGAAATATCACCTTCATTCTACATTTTTTAGATAAAGATTTGTCGGTAATAATTCTTTCCAATAATGAATATTTTAATACACCGAAATTCGCAGCTAAAGTAGCTGAGATAATGAACAGATTATAA
- a CDS encoding GNAT family N-acetyltransferase yields MNYILIDTTTGENTNYNNISIAKFLEDHLDQFRDKKEDILKAIEYALNPNRGGFVLLGLEDKILVGAVVINHTGMEGYIPSNILVYIAVHRDFRGKGIGRKLMQEVIPKTNGGIALHVEPNNPAKFLYEKLGFTNKYLEMRYQGQINEYENGLR; encoded by the coding sequence ATGAATTATATTTTAATAGACACCACTACCGGAGAAAACACCAATTACAATAACATATCAATTGCAAAATTTCTGGAAGATCATTTAGATCAATTTCGTGATAAAAAAGAAGATATTCTGAAAGCAATTGAATATGCACTTAATCCGAACAGAGGTGGATTTGTTTTGTTAGGTTTAGAAGACAAAATTTTAGTTGGGGCTGTAGTAATAAATCATACAGGTATGGAAGGATATATTCCATCCAATATTTTAGTTTACATAGCAGTACATCGTGATTTTCGTGGAAAAGGTATTGGAAGAAAATTAATGCAAGAAGTTATTCCAAAAACCAATGGTGGAATTGCATTACATGTGGAACCAAATAATCCTGCAAAATTTCTTTATGAAAAATTGGGCTTCACAAATAAATATCTAGAAATGCGGTATCAAGGGCAAATAAATGAATATGAAAATGGATTACGATAA
- a CDS encoding cation transporter codes for MQQQGTNNKAITRNEQTAIRTTYFSILANIVLAIVKGLAGFFGNSYALIADAIESTTDIFASILVLFGIKYSSKPPDKNHPYGHGRAEPLITFLVVGFLITSATIIAYKSIINIGSSHEPPKVWTLFVLAPIILWKEISFRLVMQKAKQTNSTALKADAWHHRSDAITSVAAFIGIAIALYFGKGYEAADDWAALFASGFILYNSYLIFRPALGEIMDEHLYDDLEKDIRKISLTVSGILATEKCFIRKTGMIYHIDLHATVDKNISVKAGHDLAHKLKDTLHEEIPQLGNVLIHIEPSE; via the coding sequence ATGCAACAACAGGGTACAAACAACAAAGCAATAACAAGGAATGAACAAACAGCAATCAGAACAACGTATTTTAGCATACTTGCAAATATTGTTTTAGCAATTGTAAAAGGACTTGCCGGTTTCTTCGGTAATTCATACGCACTGATTGCAGATGCAATAGAATCCACCACCGATATATTCGCTTCCATATTAGTTTTATTCGGAATTAAATATTCTAGCAAACCGCCGGATAAAAATCATCCTTATGGGCATGGACGAGCAGAGCCTTTAATTACGTTTCTGGTAGTTGGTTTTTTAATAACTTCTGCTACAATCATTGCATATAAAAGTATAATTAATATAGGTTCATCTCACGAGCCACCAAAAGTGTGGACATTGTTTGTTCTTGCTCCTATAATACTATGGAAAGAAATTTCATTTCGTTTAGTAATGCAAAAAGCAAAACAAACGAATAGCACTGCATTAAAAGCAGATGCCTGGCATCATAGAAGCGATGCAATTACTTCTGTTGCTGCATTTATCGGAATTGCGATTGCATTGTATTTTGGTAAAGGATATGAAGCAGCAGATGATTGGGCCGCATTGTTTGCTTCTGGTTTTATTTTGTATAACAGCTATTTAATTTTTCGTCCGGCACTCGGAGAAATTATGGACGAGCACTTATATGATGATCTGGAAAAAGATATTCGAAAAATATCTCTTACAGTTTCCGGAATATTAGCAACAGAAAAATGCTTTATAAGAAAAACAGGAATGATTTATCATATTGATCTGCATGCTACAGTTGACAAAAATATTTCAGTAAAAGCAGGACATGATCTTGCACATAAGTTGAAAGACACTTTGCATGAAGAAATACCTCAATTAGGAAATGTGTTAATTCATATAGAACCGAGTGAATAG
- a CDS encoding neuromedin U — MRKIFLPALLLFSICSPTLFAQESNEDLAKASQNPLANMMSFPFQNNTNFGIGPYDRSQNVLNIQPVLPFFKGKLITRTIIPIVWQPDISSETGGTSGLGDITFTAFYANESKGITWGVGPVVNFPTASDPSLGPQEWGVGPSIVALAMPGKWVVGGLINNVWSVGNESINSMLLQYFINYNLPGGSYITTSPIITSNWNAPDGNQWTVPFGIGAGKIVKLGGKLPLNLNASAYYNVVKPDYGADWTLRLQAVVLLPTSVLEKKK, encoded by the coding sequence ATGCGAAAAATATTTTTACCTGCATTATTATTGTTCTCAATATGTTCCCCTACATTATTTGCTCAGGAATCCAATGAAGATTTAGCAAAGGCATCGCAAAATCCATTGGCAAACATGATGAGTTTTCCATTTCAGAATAATACAAATTTTGGTATAGGCCCTTACGACCGTTCTCAAAATGTTTTGAACATTCAACCCGTGTTACCTTTCTTCAAAGGCAAGCTAATCACTCGCACAATAATTCCAATAGTTTGGCAACCCGATATCAGTTCTGAAACCGGTGGCACATCAGGTTTAGGCGATATTACTTTTACTGCATTTTATGCGAATGAATCAAAAGGAATTACTTGGGGAGTTGGTCCGGTTGTAAATTTTCCTACTGCATCTGACCCGAGTTTAGGGCCACAAGAATGGGGTGTAGGTCCATCAATTGTCGCATTGGCAATGCCAGGTAAATGGGTAGTGGGTGGTCTTATTAATAATGTATGGTCTGTCGGAAATGAAAGTATTAATAGTATGCTTTTGCAATATTTTATCAATTACAATTTACCCGGTGGCTCTTATATAACAACATCGCCAATTATTACATCAAACTGGAATGCACCTGATGGAAATCAATGGACAGTTCCTTTTGGAATTGGTGCCGGCAAGATTGTAAAGTTGGGTGGCAAGCTTCCTTTAAATTTAAATGCAAGTGCCTATTACAATGTTGTTAAACCGGACTATGGTGCTGATTGGACTTTGCGTCTCCAGGCAGTAGTACTTCTTCCAACAAGTGTATTAGAAAAGAAGAAATAA
- a CDS encoding biliverdin-producing heme oxygenase, with translation MLPLKEATSVKHRQAEKMPFNTRMIEGLLSKEEYVLYLNQQLQIFKAMENRGVPHDSLKRAERIEQDIAELNAQKIYSDTILNSTQEYVNYLNALSDEDLLAHIYLNYLALMFGGQITKKSVPSTGKMYDFENMQEGMMSVRKVQKDEWADEVNKGFDFNIQLFDELESACKKLESTSNK, from the coding sequence ATGTTACCATTAAAAGAAGCAACAAGTGTAAAGCACAGACAGGCTGAAAAAATGCCGTTTAATACGAGAATGATTGAAGGGCTATTGAGTAAGGAAGAATATGTATTATACCTCAATCAACAATTGCAAATTTTTAAAGCAATGGAAAATAGGGGAGTACCTCATGATAGTTTAAAAAGAGCTGAACGCATTGAACAGGATATTGCAGAATTAAATGCACAGAAAATTTATTCTGATACAATTTTAAATAGCACGCAAGAATATGTGAATTATCTAAACGCATTATCCGATGAAGATCTATTAGCACATATCTATCTCAATTATTTGGCTTTAATGTTTGGCGGACAGATAACAAAAAAGTCGGTACCTTCTACTGGTAAAATGTATGACTTTGAAAATATGCAAGAAGGAATGATGTCAGTAAGAAAAGTGCAAAAAGATGAATGGGCGGATGAAGTAAATAAAGGCTTTGATTTTAATATTCAATTATTCGACGAATTGGAATCAGCTTGTAAGAAATTAGAATCTACTTCTAACAAATAA
- a CDS encoding T9SS type A sorting domain-containing protein codes for MALYSIPKKNKIPLVWQILICSILFISELQAQTVWVKAIDNPVLIRDTVISNFPNDLIAISDCWVIKEGTTYKMWYTAGGFNFPTDTLLRSRICYATSMDGLHWDKYAGNPILDVSYDGLWDSLGVETVSIIYDSTASESERYKMWYAGQYFNSYRYDIGYAFSADGINWTKHSTPVLQVGSESEWDNGFLEGPSVIWDGAIFKMWYCGYDAIVDGNDTDGKANIGFATSDDGITWTKYAGNPVLSTEMDAWDSYYVQDPHVIYNDEIYYMWYGGNDVEGFGQQVGFATSDDGITWTKSDLNPVLTRGGVDDWDANTASFPAIIKGEDKYEMWYTGKDIAEILPDQLDYYWEIGYASSTISNTIAISNADDNLIRISPNPCKDNLHIKITNELSRVTLTIFNQMGEMVLEKFLINDESITIDTQNFSVGIYSLVVSDINSKTHVKFLKLD; via the coding sequence ATGGCACTATATTCAATTCCCAAAAAAAATAAAATCCCTTTGGTTTGGCAAATACTAATATGCTCAATACTATTTATTAGTGAATTACAAGCTCAAACTGTTTGGGTAAAAGCAATTGATAATCCTGTACTTATTCGAGATACTGTTATTTCCAATTTCCCAAATGATTTAATTGCAATAAGTGATTGTTGGGTGATAAAGGAAGGTACAACATATAAAATGTGGTACACTGCCGGAGGATTTAATTTTCCGACAGACACTTTGCTTCGGTCCAGAATCTGCTATGCTACTTCAATGGATGGTTTGCATTGGGACAAATATGCGGGCAATCCAATTCTGGATGTTTCGTACGATGGTTTATGGGATTCTCTTGGTGTGGAAACAGTTTCTATCATTTATGATTCTACCGCCTCAGAATCCGAACGCTATAAAATGTGGTATGCCGGTCAGTATTTTAATTCCTATCGCTATGATATTGGATATGCTTTTTCTGCAGATGGAATTAACTGGACAAAACATTCTACTCCTGTTTTACAAGTAGGTTCTGAATCTGAATGGGATAATGGTTTTCTTGAAGGACCTTCTGTAATTTGGGATGGAGCTATTTTTAAAATGTGGTATTGCGGCTATGATGCAATTGTGGATGGAAACGATACGGATGGAAAAGCAAATATTGGCTTCGCTACTTCTGATGATGGCATTACATGGACAAAATATGCAGGCAACCCAGTTCTTAGTACAGAGATGGATGCATGGGATAGTTATTATGTGCAAGATCCTCATGTTATTTATAATGATGAAATCTATTACATGTGGTATGGTGGAAATGATGTGGAGGGTTTTGGACAACAGGTTGGCTTCGCAACTTCTGATGATGGGATTACATGGACAAAGTCAGATTTGAATCCGGTTTTGACAAGAGGAGGTGTGGATGATTGGGATGCAAATACAGCATCATTTCCGGCAATTATTAAAGGTGAAGACAAATATGAAATGTGGTATACCGGAAAAGATATAGCCGAAATTTTACCCGATCAACTTGATTATTATTGGGAAATAGGATATGCGAGTTCAACTATTTCAAACACAATTGCAATTAGTAATGCAGACGATAATTTAATTCGTATTTCTCCAAATCCTTGTAAGGATAATTTACATATTAAAATAACGAATGAACTTAGTAGAGTTACTCTAACAATATTTAATCAAATGGGAGAAATGGTCTTAGAAAAATTTTTGATAAACGATGAAAGTATTACGATTGATACCCAAAATTTTTCTGTTGGAATATATTCATTAGTTGTTTCTGATATAAATTCAAAAACACATGTGAAATTTTTAAAATTAGATTGA
- a CDS encoding VIT family protein produces the protein MNYEDKLEKHYINRSNWLRAAVLGANDGILSTASIAIGVAAASDLREPIVLAALAGLAAGALSMAAGEYVSVSSQTDIEKADIKREKKELKEIPEIELRELAKVYEKRGVKKETALEVAKQLTAHNALEAHKRDELGINEISQAHPLQAALASGASFTFGGIMPFLVSMFLPVKEMIYYQYGFAILFLVILGTVAAKAGGSPVGKAILRITFWGTVAMGLTAMVGYFFGVNL, from the coding sequence ATGAATTACGAAGATAAATTAGAGAAACATTATATAAACCGTAGTAATTGGTTAAGGGCTGCTGTGTTGGGAGCGAACGATGGCATTTTATCAACGGCAAGTATCGCAATTGGTGTTGCCGCAGCAAGTGATTTAAGAGAGCCAATTGTGTTAGCTGCTTTAGCAGGATTAGCAGCAGGTGCATTATCAATGGCAGCAGGTGAATATGTTTCTGTAAGTTCTCAAACAGATATTGAAAAGGCAGATATTAAAAGAGAAAAAAAAGAGCTGAAAGAAATACCGGAAATTGAATTAAGAGAATTAGCAAAGGTGTATGAAAAAAGAGGGGTTAAAAAAGAAACTGCGTTAGAAGTAGCGAAACAACTTACTGCGCACAATGCACTAGAAGCACATAAAAGAGATGAGTTAGGAATTAATGAAATCAGTCAGGCACACCCTCTTCAGGCTGCATTAGCATCGGGAGCATCGTTTACATTTGGAGGCATTATGCCATTTCTTGTTTCTATGTTTTTACCTGTAAAAGAAATGATTTACTATCAATATGGATTTGCAATTTTATTCCTTGTTATCTTGGGTACTGTTGCAGCAAAAGCAGGAGGGTCTCCTGTTGGAAAAGCAATTTTAAGAATCACTTTTTGGGGAACTGTTGCAATGGGATTAACAGCAATGGTTGGTTATTTTTTTGGAGTGAATTTATAA
- a CDS encoding DUF4256 domain-containing protein, with protein sequence MKNNKKQLSNEQNEELIQTLKTRFEKNKSHLKGLNWIEIEKRLLANPEKLWSLNEMEMTGGEPNVVARDKKSGTFIFFDCSAESPKGRRSVCYDHAALESRKEHQPKNSALGMASDMGIEILTEEQYCALQKLGKYDTKTSSWIKTPDTIRKLGGAIFCDFRYDTIFVYHNGAESYYAARGFRGSLTV encoded by the coding sequence ATGAAAAATAATAAAAAGCAATTATCTAATGAACAAAATGAAGAACTAATCCAAACATTAAAAACTCGGTTTGAAAAAAATAAAAGTCATCTTAAAGGTCTTAACTGGATTGAAATAGAAAAAAGACTTTTGGCAAATCCGGAAAAATTGTGGTCGTTAAATGAAATGGAAATGACAGGCGGCGAACCCAATGTAGTGGCTCGAGATAAGAAGTCGGGTACATTTATTTTTTTTGATTGTTCTGCAGAAAGTCCGAAAGGAAGAAGAAGTGTTTGTTATGACCATGCAGCATTAGAATCACGCAAAGAACATCAACCAAAAAATAGTGCATTAGGTATGGCATCGGATATGGGCATTGAAATTTTGACCGAAGAGCAATATTGTGCATTGCAGAAATTAGGAAAGTATGATACGAAAACTTCAAGTTGGATAAAGACTCCTGATACAATCAGAAAACTCGGTGGTGCTATTTTTTGTGATTTTCGCTATGACACTATTTTCGTTTATCATAATGGAGCAGAATCGTATTATGCTGCTCGGGGATTTCGTGGTTCGTTGACGGTTTGA
- a CDS encoding porin, producing MYFSKSLIVFLLFFFTFQGFAQDSTKYIADGTQGEVMKAAEPDTLNFRERFDGWNEFDGSLTTLKLGLGFLYEYANYIQNDAAATQMDSADLELIPAGKIRDVRFLMSGQFKFKRSIVWKIGVMYDGPTDTWFVRETGLMVHVPELFGYFFIGRTKEGFSLNKVMNGYSGWTMERQMAIDVIPILADGIKWMGFLPKSRIIWNAGYYNDVFSEGQSFSTYKWQVAGRVGWLPVYSDDGKTLVHIGINARYGEVYNDIMRLKSRPEAFPAPYFLDTKDFAADQSIHVGYEAYYRNGSFMLGSEFYLHKFHSPETNNPLFHGGEIVATYILTGEVRPYTTVSGIFGFVPVARPITKGGPGAVEAVLRFSTLDLNSGNLEGGSFWRITPMINWYPTSKVRLELAYGYGVLDRFELEGATQFFQGRVQVVF from the coding sequence ATGTATTTTTCAAAATCTCTGATTGTATTTCTATTATTCTTCTTCACTTTTCAGGGATTTGCACAGGACTCAACAAAATATATTGCCGACGGCACACAAGGTGAAGTGATGAAAGCTGCTGAACCTGATACCTTAAATTTCAGAGAAAGATTTGATGGCTGGAATGAATTTGATGGCTCACTTACCACATTGAAATTAGGTCTTGGCTTTTTATATGAATATGCCAATTATATTCAAAATGATGCAGCGGCAACACAAATGGATTCTGCTGATTTAGAATTAATTCCTGCCGGAAAAATCCGTGACGTTAGGTTTTTAATGAGTGGTCAGTTTAAATTTAAACGCAGCATTGTATGGAAAATAGGAGTGATGTATGACGGCCCGACGGACACTTGGTTTGTTAGAGAAACCGGACTGATGGTGCATGTACCTGAATTATTCGGATACTTTTTTATCGGTCGTACTAAGGAAGGGTTTTCTTTGAATAAAGTAATGAATGGATATTCAGGTTGGACCATGGAACGACAAATGGCAATTGATGTAATTCCCATTTTAGCAGATGGTATTAAATGGATGGGCTTTTTACCTAAATCAAGAATTATTTGGAATGCAGGTTACTATAATGATGTATTTTCCGAAGGTCAATCTTTTTCTACATACAAGTGGCAAGTTGCTGGTCGTGTGGGTTGGTTACCTGTATATTCCGATGATGGAAAAACACTTGTACATATAGGAATAAATGCCCGTTATGGAGAAGTATATAATGACATTATGCGTTTGAAGTCAAGACCGGAAGCTTTTCCTGCGCCTTACTTTTTAGATACAAAAGATTTTGCTGCAGATCAATCTATTCATGTTGGATATGAAGCATATTATCGCAACGGATCATTTATGTTAGGCAGTGAATTTTATCTGCATAAATTTCATTCACCGGAAACAAATAATCCGCTATTTCATGGTGGCGAAATAGTGGCTACATATATACTTACCGGAGAAGTAAGACCATATACAACTGTGAGTGGAATATTCGGATTTGTACCTGTTGCAAGGCCAATTACAAAAGGTGGTCCCGGTGCAGTGGAAGCAGTACTTCGTTTCTCCACTCTTGATTTAAATAGTGGCAATTTAGAAGGTGGTAGTTTCTGGAGAATTACACCTATGATTAATTGGTATCCCACTTCTAAAGTAAGATTAGAACTTGCGTATGGATATGGTGTATTAGATCGTTTCGAATTAGAAGGCGCTACACAATTTTTTCAAGGAAGAGTGCAGGTGGTTTTTTAG
- a CDS encoding cupredoxin domain-containing protein — MKVFNAIKFGVFLLLSGLLFMYGCAKEKSYTPQSYTVEIKDMKFQPEEITVHKGDTIIWTNNDIVAHDVTEENKAWASPPLASGSSWEKVIDKSDSYYCSIHLVMKGKIILEE, encoded by the coding sequence ATGAAAGTTTTTAATGCTATTAAATTCGGTGTCTTTTTATTGTTATCCGGATTGCTTTTTATGTATGGTTGTGCAAAGGAGAAAAGCTATACACCACAATCCTATACTGTTGAAATTAAAGACATGAAATTTCAACCGGAAGAAATAACGGTGCATAAAGGAGACACTATAATTTGGACAAACAATGATATCGTAGCTCACGATGTAACCGAAGAAAACAAGGCATGGGCATCTCCGCCTTTGGCCAGTGGTTCTTCTTGGGAAAAAGTAATTGATAAGAGCGATTCTTACTATTGTAGTATTCATTTGGTGATGAAAGGGAAGATTATTTTAGAAGAGTAA
- a CDS encoding DUF4142 domain-containing protein, which yields MKNLKRNALVTGVVCLFVTLLTPAFAQQSAKLTDADIAKIAVVANQNDIDFAKIALQKSKDPKVIEFANTMISDHQAVIDMAVALVTKLKVTPTENAVSKEYLANAQETMKMLNGKSAKSFDKAYVDNEVEYHKAVINAVKTVLIPQSQNEELKALLQKALPILETHLQHAEMLQSEMK from the coding sequence ATGAAAAATCTAAAAAGAAACGCCTTGGTAACCGGCGTAGTTTGTTTATTCGTTACACTATTAACTCCTGCATTTGCACAGCAATCAGCAAAACTTACTGATGCAGATATTGCCAAAATAGCTGTTGTAGCTAATCAGAATGATATTGACTTTGCAAAAATTGCATTACAAAAATCGAAAGATCCTAAAGTAATTGAATTTGCAAATACTATGATTTCCGATCATCAGGCAGTGATTGATATGGCAGTTGCATTGGTTACAAAATTGAAAGTAACACCAACAGAAAATGCAGTGAGTAAAGAGTATCTTGCTAATGCACAGGAAACAATGAAAATGCTGAATGGCAAATCTGCAAAATCATTTGATAAAGCGTATGTTGACAATGAAGTAGAATATCATAAAGCAGTAATCAATGCGGTGAAAACAGTTTTAATACCTCAATCTCAAAATGAAGAATTAAAAGCATTGTTGCAAAAAGCACTTCCAATTTTAGAAACACATCTTCAACATGCAGAAATGCTTCAAAGTGAAATGAAGTAA
- a CDS encoding SIMPL domain-containing protein, which translates to MNRLKQLLTIAFLLITVLTFGQTSNTNFEESPYIEVIGTAEKEVIPDEIYIGIIIHEKYVNKVKVTIDEQEDKLKSAIVLLGIELTNLYLSDANADFVKIHWLKKGVLTKKDYTLKVSNATTVGQVFQKLEELEITDAFISKVSHSKIDSLKKDARIIAIKDAKNKADYLLEAIGEQTGKPLIVKESEVSSIKNQSEVNVNGSRSDIVYYYIDGVKVQGKEENEIQFQKIIIRTTIYVKFLIK; encoded by the coding sequence ATGAATAGACTAAAACAACTTTTAACAATAGCATTTTTACTAATTACAGTACTAACATTTGGGCAAACGTCCAATACCAATTTTGAGGAATCACCATACATTGAAGTAATCGGGACGGCAGAGAAGGAAGTTATTCCTGATGAAATTTATATTGGGATTATTATTCATGAAAAGTATGTAAATAAAGTCAAGGTAACAATTGACGAACAAGAAGATAAACTTAAAAGTGCAATTGTATTGCTTGGCATTGAATTAACAAACTTATACTTGTCGGACGCAAATGCTGACTTTGTAAAAATTCATTGGTTGAAAAAGGGAGTACTGACAAAAAAGGATTATACATTAAAAGTTTCTAATGCCACGACAGTTGGACAAGTGTTTCAGAAACTTGAAGAACTTGAAATTACAGATGCATTTATTTCAAAAGTTAGCCATTCAAAAATTGACAGCTTAAAAAAAGATGCAAGAATAATTGCAATTAAAGATGCTAAGAACAAAGCCGACTATTTATTAGAAGCAATTGGTGAACAGACGGGGAAACCTTTAATTGTAAAAGAGAGTGAAGTATCTTCTATTAAAAATCAGAGTGAAGTGAATGTTAATGGTTCTCGATCTGATATCGTATATTACTATATTGATGGTGTAAAAGTTCAGGGCAAAGAAGAAAATGAAATTCAATTTCAAAAAATTATAATTCGCACAACTATTTACGTCAAGTTTTTAATTAAATGA